One window of the Aptenodytes patagonicus chromosome 5, bAptPat1.pri.cur, whole genome shotgun sequence genome contains the following:
- the MAGOH gene encoding protein mago nashi homolog, translating into MASDFYLRYYVGHKGKFGHEFLEFEFRPDGKLRYANNSNYKNDVMIRKEAYVHKSVMEELKRIIDDSEITKEDDALWPPPDRVGRQELEIVIGDEHISFTTSKIGSLIDVNQSKDPEGLRVFYYLVQDLKCLVFSLIGLHFKIKPI; encoded by the exons aTGGCGAGCGACTTCTATCTCCGGTACTACGTGGGGCATAAGGGCAAGTTCGGCCACGAGTTCCTCGAGTTCGAGTTCCGGCCCGACG GGAAGCTGCGCTACGCCAACAACAGCAACTACAAGAACGACGTCATGATCCGAAAGGAG GCCTACGTGCATAAGAGCGTGATGGAGGAGCTGAAGAGGATAATCGACGACAGTGAAATCACAAAAGAAGATGATGCTTTATGGCCTCCTCCTGACAGAGTTGGTCGACAG gagcTTGAAATAGTAATCGGTGATGAGCACATCTCCTTTACCACGTCAAAAATCGGTTCACTCATTGACGTAAATCAATCCAA GGATCCAGAAGGCTTGAGAGTGTTCTACTACCTGGTTCAGGACCTTAAGTGTCTAGTCTTCAGTCTTATTGGACTACACTTCAAGATTAAAccaatttaa